A single genomic interval of Adhaeribacter pallidiroseus harbors:
- a CDS encoding response regulator, translating into MKILNLILLIDDDETTNFINNRTLTKANIARRIQIYPDAEDALQYLRQANAGAAIVPELIFLDIKMPKMDGFEFLEEYRKIGIKDPQATKIMLLTSSASFYDLKRMEEFEEVKRHFSKPLTPHDVKEIMTEYFPEDMASV; encoded by the coding sequence ATGAAAATTTTAAATTTAATTCTGCTCATCGACGACGATGAGACTACTAATTTTATTAACAACCGCACTTTAACTAAAGCTAATATTGCCCGAAGGATTCAGATTTATCCGGATGCCGAAGATGCCTTACAATATTTGCGACAGGCTAATGCTGGCGCCGCTATTGTTCCGGAACTTATTTTTTTAGATATAAAAATGCCGAAGATGGATGGGTTTGAGTTTTTAGAAGAATACCGCAAAATAGGTATAAAAGACCCGCAAGCAACTAAAATCATGCTGTTGACCTCTTCGGCCAGTTTTTACGATTTAAAACGGATGGAAGAATTTGAAGAAGTAAAACGACACTTTTCTAAACCGCTTACCCCGCACGACGTGAAAGAAATAATGACCGAATACTTTCCGGAAGACATGGCCTCGGTGTAA
- a CDS encoding methionine aminotransferase yields MLASKLPQVGTSIFTVMSQLAQQHGAINLSQGFPDFNSPTELLDLVSYYLHQGFNQYAPMAGVVKLREQLSLKTQLLYGITPNPETEITITSGATEALYAALAAILHPHDEVIVLEPAYDSYVPAILLNGGKPVYVPLQVPGFTIDWDLVKAAITPRTRAILLNSPHNPSGAVLKPSDLTALAEIIRDTNILIVSDEVYEHMVFDGQPHQSLLTCPELASRSFVISSFGKTYHATGWKVAYCVAPPALTIEFRKVHQYLTFSTITPVQYALADFLTNQEHYQNLPAFYQAKRDLFCQLLQGSRFTLQPSAGTYFQLVSYENITPENDQAFARRLTTEVGVAAIPVSVFYHQQTDYGLLRICFAKNEETLRAAAQKLCQL; encoded by the coding sequence ATGCTTGCATCCAAATTACCTCAGGTAGGTACCAGTATATTCACGGTTATGTCGCAGTTGGCGCAGCAGCACGGCGCCATTAATCTGTCGCAGGGTTTTCCAGATTTTAACAGCCCAACCGAGTTACTTGACTTAGTAAGTTATTACCTGCACCAAGGGTTTAATCAATACGCGCCCATGGCGGGCGTTGTAAAACTACGGGAACAACTTAGCCTCAAAACCCAGCTTTTATACGGCATTACGCCTAATCCCGAAACCGAAATCACGATTACGTCGGGGGCTACCGAAGCACTATACGCGGCCCTGGCAGCCATTTTGCACCCGCACGACGAAGTAATTGTACTGGAGCCAGCTTACGATTCGTACGTACCGGCTATCTTGCTCAATGGGGGAAAACCCGTTTATGTACCCTTACAGGTACCTGGTTTTACGATAGATTGGGATTTGGTAAAAGCGGCCATTACACCCCGCACCCGGGCTATTTTACTAAACTCGCCGCATAACCCTTCGGGAGCCGTTTTAAAGCCAAGTGATTTAACCGCGCTCGCGGAAATTATCAGGGACACCAATATTCTGATTGTTAGCGACGAAGTATACGAACACATGGTTTTCGACGGCCAGCCCCACCAAAGCTTACTTACCTGTCCGGAACTGGCCAGCCGTAGCTTTGTCATTTCGTCGTTCGGGAAAACCTACCACGCTACTGGCTGGAAAGTGGCTTATTGCGTGGCGCCGCCCGCTTTAACCATTGAATTCCGGAAAGTGCATCAATACCTGACCTTTAGTACCATTACCCCGGTGCAATACGCGCTAGCCGATTTTTTAACGAACCAGGAACATTACCAGAACCTGCCGGCTTTTTACCAGGCTAAACGCGATTTGTTTTGTCAGCTGCTGCAAGGCTCCCGGTTTACGTTGCAACCATCGGCTGGCACGTATTTTCAATTAGTAAGTTACGAAAATATTACCCCCGAAAATGATCAGGCTTTTGCCCGTAGGTTAACCACGGAAGTGGGTGTAGCGGCTATTCCAGTTTCGGTATTTTACCACCAGCAAACCGACTATGGGCTACTCCGCATTTGTTTCGCGAAGAACGAGGAAACCTTACGGGCGGCGGCTCAAAAGCTCTGTCAATTGTAA
- a CDS encoding nitrilase-related carbon-nitrogen hydrolase translates to MPDLRISLIQTPLQWHDRAFNLEMLAHKIEEITEPTDLIVLPEMFTTGFSMQAPEQAETMNGPSLHWLQNMAKTTGAVITGSLIIQEKGFYYNRLIWMKPDGHYMFYDKKHLFRMAGETEIYAAGTQKFLQI, encoded by the coding sequence ATGCCTGATTTACGCATTTCCCTTATCCAAACGCCGCTGCAATGGCACGACCGGGCTTTTAACCTGGAAATGCTGGCCCACAAAATAGAGGAAATAACGGAGCCTACCGATTTAATTGTTTTACCGGAAATGTTTACCACTGGTTTTTCGATGCAGGCGCCGGAACAGGCCGAAACCATGAACGGACCCAGCCTGCACTGGCTGCAAAACATGGCCAAAACCACGGGTGCGGTAATAACGGGTAGTTTAATTATTCAGGAAAAAGGATTTTATTACAATCGGCTCATTTGGATGAAGCCAGATGGCCACTATATGTTTTACGATAAAAAGCATTTGTTCCGGATGGCTGGCGAAACCGAGATATACGCGGCGGGTACCCAAAAATTTTTACAAATTTAA
- a CDS encoding nitrilase-related carbon-nitrogen hydrolase, giving the protein MICYDLRFPVWSRNVQNEYDVLLYVANWPAKRSLAWKTLLAARAIENVAYVVGVNRIGEDDNGHDYAGDSMVVNFKGDLLFNAADQEITQTVTLNQQELADFRQSFPTYLDADVFRLE; this is encoded by the coding sequence TTGATTTGTTACGATCTGCGTTTTCCGGTTTGGAGCCGCAACGTACAAAACGAATACGATGTGTTACTGTACGTCGCCAACTGGCCCGCCAAAAGAAGCCTGGCCTGGAAAACCTTACTCGCTGCCCGTGCCATTGAAAATGTAGCCTACGTAGTGGGCGTAAACCGCATTGGCGAAGATGATAACGGACACGATTACGCCGGCGACTCCATGGTGGTAAACTTTAAAGGAGACCTCCTATTTAACGCCGCGGACCAGGAAATAACGCAAACGGTTACGCTTAATCAGCAGGAATTAGCCGATTTCCGGCAAAGCTTCCCAACGTACCTGGACGCCGATGTTTTTAGATTAGAGTAA